A genomic segment from Spinacia oleracea cultivar Varoflay chromosome 3, BTI_SOV_V1, whole genome shotgun sequence encodes:
- the LOC110800436 gene encoding probable aspartic proteinase GIP2 produces the protein MVSSYHHHHHHHLFTFSILLIHFISTTSSSASFHPKALVLPVSKDSSTLQYTTKLIQRTPLVTVPLTLDLGTPFLWLWINCGKNIISSTYHPVSCGSPQCTLANAKICKTCPSQPTTGCNNNNNNTCATHSLYNPITNISPPLGGELATDVVQIHSTDGSNTGKTVTVPNYLFVCAPKSLLQGLPKGVSGIAGLGRTTVSLPSQFSSTFGFPHKFALCLSSFPSEDGVVLFGDGPYNLSSGSDVTTLFSYNPLIRNPVRPSEYFIGVTAIRILEKDLPLDKSLLSINNKGNGGTLLSVIHPYTVMETSIYKSFITTFDTLLKKLYQLKRVTPVAPFEMCYDSGTFGYTKIGPFVPDINLVLQNGVSWRIQAMNSLVRVQSIQAYCLGFVDGGRNPRASIVIGAYQMEDVLLQFDLAKSSLGFTTSLVPDRIRCSNFNFTSNVV, from the coding sequence ATGGTTTCTTCctaccatcaccatcaccatcaccatcttTTCACTTTCTCTATCCTCCTCATCCATTTcatctccaccacctcttcgtCCGCCTCCTTTCATCCTAAAGCTCTAGTCCTACCAGTCTCAAAGGACTCCTCCACCCTCCAATACACAACCAAACTCATTCAAAGGACTCCTCTTGTAACTGTACCCTTAACACTAGACCTAGGCACTCCCTTCTTATGGTTATGGATCAACTGCGGCAAAAACATCATCTCCTCCACATACCACCCTGTTTCATGTGGCTCTCCTCAATGCACTCTCGCCAACGCTAAAATCTGTAAGACGTGCCCTTCCCAACCTACCACCGgctgcaacaacaacaacaacaacacatgtGCAACTCACTCTCTCTACAACCCCATCACCAATATCTCCCCACCTTTGGGCGGGGAGCTGGCTACCGATGTAGTCCAAATTCACTCGACAGACGGGTCCAACACGGGTAAAACCGTGACCGTGCCCAACTATCTCTTTGTTTGTGCGCCCAAGTCCTTGTTACAGGGCCTACCAAAAGGGGTGTCTGGGATTGCTGGGCTTGGGAGGACTACTGTCTCGCTCCCTTCTCAATTCTCCTCAACCTTCGGTTTCCCTCATAAATTCGCACTCTGTTTATCGTCTTTCCCCTCAGAAGACGGCGTCGTTTTGTTTGGGGACGGACCTTACAACTTGTCGTCCGGTTCAGATGTCACAACCTTATTTTCATACAATCCTCTTATCCGAAACCCGGTCCGACCCTCTGAGTATTTCATTGGAGTTACAGCAATCAGAATATTGGAAAAAGACTTGCCACTTGACAAGTCTTTACTATCTATAAACAACAAAGGAAATGGTGGAACCTTGCTAAGCGTTATTCATCCTTACACTGTTATGGAAACTTCTATTTACAAGTCATTTATAACCACCTTCGATACACTACTGAAGAAACTGTATCAATTGAAAAGAGTTACTCCGGTTGCGCCATTCGAGATGTGCTACGATTCTGGTACCTTTGGTTACACGAAGATTGGGCCTTTTGTACCGGATATCAACCTAGTGTTGCAGAATGGAGTGTCTTGGAGGATACAGGCGATGAACTCCTTAGTGAGAGTACAAAGTATACAAGCTTATTGTCTTGGTTTTGTGGATGGTGGGAGGAACCCAAGGGCTTCCATTGTTATCGGAGCGTATCAAATGGAAGATGTTTTGTTGCAGTTTGATTTAGCTAAGTCTAGCCTTGGGTTTACTACTTCTCTGGTTCCTGATAGGATTAGATGCTCGAACTTCAACTTCACTTCGAATGTGGTATGA
- the LOC110800428 gene encoding probable aspartic proteinase GIP2, which yields MASLFNHHPFICSLLIIYIISTTTTTTNAAATFRPKALLLTVSKDSSTLQYTTKLIQRTPPVPVTLTLDLGTPSTWVLCGNRYVSSTYRPATCGSTQCTLANSKICRTCPPPARPGCNNNTCRSLSLNNPFTNITPRRGGELATDIVRINSTDGSNPGQLVTIPKYLFVCAPKSLLQGLAKGVSGVAGLGKSKLSLPCQFSSAFRIPQKFALCLAPLRENGVVFIGDGPYNFSPNIDVTTLLSYTPLIHNPARSGNYFIGVQGIKVGGKEVPSINKYLLSINRKGSGGTMISVNHPYTLLETSIYKAVTTAFDQQLRNSSFPARRVNPVAPFKLCYDPTSLSFTRIGPVVPDIDLVLQSEDVFWRIAATNSIVRASDNAYCLGLMDGGKNPRTSILIGGFQIEDNLLEFDLNKSRLGFTSSLIYDRIRCSFFNFTSNVL from the coding sequence ATGGCTTCCTTGTTCAATCACCATCCCTTCATTTGCTCCCTCCTCATCATCTATATcatctccaccaccaccaccaccaccaatgcCGCCGCCACCTTCCGCCCCAAAGCACTACTCCTCACAGTCTCAAAGGACTCCTCCACCCTCCAATACACAACAAAACTCATCCAAAGAACTCCACCAGTACCAGTAACCTTAACACTCGACCTAGGTACTCCGTCCACATGGGTTCTTTGTGGAAACCGCTACGTCTCCTCCACGTACCGTCCTGCTACTTGCGGCTCTACCCAATGCACACTAGCAAACTCCAAAATTTGTAGAACGTGCCCTCCTCCAGCTAGACCCGGGTGTAACAACAACACATGTAGAAGTCTTTCTCTAAACAACCCCTTCACCAACATCACCCCACGCAGAGGCGGCGAGCTAGCTACCGACATAGTCCGTATCAACTCCACTGACGGGTCTAACCCGGGCCAACTAGTAACCATACCCAAGTACCTCTTTGTTTGTGCGCCCAAGTCCTTGTTACAAGGCCTAGCAAAAGGAGTGTCTGGGGTTGCTGGCCTAGGGAAGTCCAAACTCTCTCTCCCTTGTCAATTTTCCTCAGCTTTCCGTATCCCTCAAAAATTCGCGCTATGCTTAGCTCCCCTTAGGGAAAACGGCGTCGTCTTTATCGGGGACGGACCTTACAATTTCTCCCCTAATATAGATGTTACAACCTTGCTTTCTTACACTCCCCTTATCCATAACCCGGCCCGATCCGGGAACTACTTCATAGGAGTACAAGGAATCAAAGTTGGAGGAAAGGAAGTTCCGTCAATAAACAAGTACTTGTTATCTATAAATAGAAAGGGAAGTGGTGGAACCATGATAAGTGTTAATCATCCATACACTCTTTTGGAAACTTCTATTTATAAGGCTGTCACTACTGCCTTCGATCAACAACTGAGAAACTCATCTTTCCCAGCTAGAAGAGTCAATCCGGTCGCGCCATTCAAGCTGTGTTACGATCCTACATCGCTCAGTTTCACAAGGATTGGGCCCGTAGTACCCGATATTGATCTTGTGTTACAGAGCGAGGACGTGTTCTGGAGGATAGCAGCGACGAACTCCATCGTGCGGGCTAGTGATAATGCGTATTGTCTTGGTTTAATGGATGGTGGAAAGAACCCAAGGACGTCAATCTTAATAGGAGGGTTTCAAATTGAGGATAATTTGTTGGAGTTTGATCTAAATAAGTCTAGGCTTGGGTTCACTTCTTCTTTGATTTATGATCGGATCAGATGCTCATTCTTCAACTTCACGTCTAATGTATtataa
- the LOC110800276 gene encoding probable aspartic proteinase GIP2 — MASYLNHHPFIFYLLIIYTISISISISISISTTSALFLPKALVLTVVKDPSTLQYTTKLIQRTPQPLSLDLGTPISWVICDNRYISSTYHPAYCGSPQCTLANSKLCRTCPPPAKPGCNNNTCTTTSLNNPFTNIIISPPGGTELATDIVRIPTTDGSNPGQLVTVPNHLFVCAPKSLLQGLAKGVSGVAGLGRSKISLPSQVSSYFRFPRKFTLCLPPLTESGVVFFGDVTYNFNPPGGAASANLSYTLLVANPFRPSDYFIGVQGIKVGGEDVPSVNKSKLSINSKGNGGTMISLSHPYTIMETSIYKAITTIFNEQLTTVVKRVNPVAPFQFCYDSNTIGFSPIGPMVQDIDLVLQSKEVKWTIAPLNSMVRMNDKAYCLGILDGGNNPSTSIIIGGFQIEDNLLQFDLDKSMIGFSSSLIYNRMRCSNFNFTSNVI; from the coding sequence ATGGCTTCCTACTTGAATCATCATCCCTTCATTTTCTATCTCCTCATCATCTATACCATCTCCATCTCCATCTCCATCTCCATCTCCATCTCCACCACTTCCGCCTTGTTCCTACCCAAAGCACTAGTTCTCACAGTCGTAAAAGACCCCTCTACCCTCCAATACACAACCAAACTCATCCAAAGAACTCCCCAACCCTTGTCACTCGACCTAGGTACTCCAATCTCATGGGTGATTTGCGATAACCGTTACATCTCCTCTACTTACCACCCTGCTTATTGTGGCTCTCCTCAATGCACTCTCGCTAACTCCAAATTATGTAGGACATGCCCTCCTCCAGCTAAGCCAGGGTGCAACAACAACACATGTACAACTACCTCCCTCAACAACCCCTTCACCAACATCATCATCTCCCCACCTGGAGGCACTGAGCTAGCTACAGATATAGTCCGTATCCCCACTACGGACGGGTCTAACCCGGGCCAACTAGTAACCGTGCCCAACCATCTCTTTGTTTGCGCGCCTAAGTCCTTGTTACAGGGCCTTGCCAAAGGAGTGTCCGGGGTTGCTGGTCTAGGAAGGTCTAAAATCTCTCTCCCGTCTCAAGTTTcctcatatttccgtttccctcGAAAATTCACGCTATGCTTACCTCCACTTACGGAAAGTGGTGTAGTCTTTTTTGGGGACGTAACTTACAATTTTAACCCGCCTGGTGGAGCGGCCTCAGCCAACCTTTCTTACACTCTACTTGTTGCAAACCCATTCCGACCCTCGGATTATTTCATAGGAGTACAAGGAATCAAAGTTGGTGGGGAAGATGTTCCATCAGTGAACAAGTCCAAATTATCTATAAATAGCAAGGGAAATGGTGGAACCATGATAAGTCTTAGTCATCCCTATACTATTATGGAAACGTCGATATACAAGGCTATCACTACCATCTTTAACGAACAACTTACTACAGTAGTTAAAAGAGTTAATCCAGTTGCACCATTCCAGTTTTGCTACGATTCTAACACGATCGGTTTCTCGCCGATCGGGCCCATGGTGCAGGACATCGACCTGGTATTGCAAAGCAAGGAGGTAAAATGGACTATAGCGCCATTAAACTCAATGGTGAGGATGAATGATAAAGCGTATTGTCTTGGTATTTTGGATGGTGGAAACAACCCAAGTACATCAATTATAATAGGAGGGTTTCAGATTGAGGATAATTTGCTGCAGTTTGATTTAGATAAGTCTATGATTGGGTTTAGTTCTTCATTGATTTATAATCGTATGAGATGTTCCAACTTCAACTTCACATCCAATGTAATATAA